A stretch of the Acidilobus sp. 7A genome encodes the following:
- a CDS encoding 50S ribosomal protein L1, producing MTGLPLQQEALLESISRSLSLSKKTKFEQSVELIVTLRDFDVKSPEGRLREVVFLPHKPPKEPNVCVVAAGDLLLEAKKLGVTAVSRDDLNSMRGDKKKAKAIGSSCDWVLVQADLMGLVGSVLGPALGPRGKIPTPIPPRANLEEFVNNYKRAAWVRIRGQPQIMSRVGTTSMKPEELADNINAVFSVIESRIGLAKVGSIYIKTTMGTPVEVPVR from the coding sequence GTGACAGGCTTGCCCCTGCAACAGGAGGCCCTGCTGGAGTCCATTAGCAGGTCGCTTTCGCTGTCGAAGAAGACTAAGTTCGAGCAGTCGGTTGAGCTCATTGTAACCCTAAGGGATTTTGACGTCAAGAGCCCTGAAGGCAGGCTTAGGGAGGTAGTGTTCCTACCTCACAAACCACCGAAGGAGCCCAATGTCTGTGTGGTAGCTGCCGGGGATCTGCTGCTGGAGGCCAAGAAGCTGGGCGTAACTGCTGTGTCAAGAGATGACCTAAACTCCATGCGCGGTGACAAGAAGAAGGCTAAGGCTATAGGTAGCTCCTGCGACTGGGTCCTAGTTCAGGCTGATCTCATGGGTCTCGTGGGCAGCGTCCTAGGGCCGGCTCTAGGGCCGAGAGGCAAGATACCGACGCCCATTCCTCCCAGAGCTAACTTAGAGGAGTTTGTGAATAACTACAAGAGGGCAGCATGGGTCAGAATTAGGGGACAGCCACAGATAATGAGCAGGGTCGGCACTACCTCCATGAAGCCTGAGGAGCTCGCTGATAATATAAATGCCGTGTTCTCTGTAATAGAGTCCAGAATAGGCTTGGCCAAGGTTGGAAGCATTTATATAAAGACTACTATGGGTACACCTGTGGAAGTGCCTGTGAGGTGA
- a CDS encoding 50S ribosomal protein L10 codes for MGRPEPPEYKKLRVEELDGLLTKNRYVLFADLEGLPARQLQMIRKELRNKAFMAVAKKNLIYLALEKHGLDRKALEPHLKHGVLLIATNENPFLLTLTIDRLKMPAPAKPGQAATKDIVVPEGDTGIRPGPMVSVFGKLKIPYEVRKGTIYIKSDTMVAKKGDVITPELASLLQQLGIQPMEIGLNVVAAWDGKTLIPGDVLHIDLEAMKNDVITSEKEMTHLAKEAGFFEVPEVLQILAVESELETTAAIRAASLPLDSETTKIAVEQAVSEENALVVALGDKAKELGLEAIPAASAQAPAQQGGEQKEQKKEEKKEEGGEVDIGQGLAGLFG; via the coding sequence ATGGGAAGACCAGAACCGCCAGAGTACAAAAAACTAAGAGTAGAGGAGCTCGATGGACTACTCACTAAGAACAGATACGTCCTCTTCGCCGACCTTGAGGGACTACCGGCTAGGCAGCTGCAAATGATAAGAAAGGAGCTCCGCAACAAGGCTTTCATGGCGGTGGCTAAGAAGAACTTAATATACTTAGCGCTTGAAAAGCATGGACTAGATAGGAAGGCCCTTGAGCCTCACCTGAAGCACGGGGTCCTACTCATAGCCACTAACGAGAACCCGTTCCTCCTCACGCTGACAATAGACAGACTGAAGATGCCTGCGCCCGCTAAGCCTGGCCAGGCTGCTACCAAGGACATAGTGGTGCCGGAGGGGGACACGGGAATAAGGCCTGGCCCCATGGTAAGCGTCTTCGGTAAACTTAAGATACCCTATGAGGTCAGAAAGGGCACCATATACATAAAGAGCGACACTATGGTAGCTAAGAAGGGCGATGTTATAACTCCTGAGCTTGCTAGCCTACTCCAGCAGCTGGGCATACAGCCCATGGAAATAGGCCTCAACGTAGTCGCTGCATGGGACGGCAAGACGCTGATACCTGGCGACGTGCTGCACATTGACCTTGAGGCCATGAAGAACGATGTGATAACGTCCGAGAAGGAAATGACGCATCTGGCCAAGGAGGCAGGGTTCTTTGAGGTGCCTGAGGTCCTGCAGATTCTAGCCGTAGAGAGTGAGCTTGAGACAACAGCAGCTATTAGGGCAGCGAGTCTGCCGCTAGACTCCGAAACGACTAAGATAGCAGTGGAGCAGGCCGTCAGCGAAGAGAATGCGCTAGTCGTAGCTCTTGGCGATAAGGCTAAGGAGCTCGGGCTTGAGGCTATCCCAGCGGCCTCAGCGCAGGCGCCCGCCCAGCAGGGAGGGGAGCAGAAGGAGCAGAAGAAAGAGGAGAAGAAGGAGGAGGGCGGCGAGGTCGACATCGGTCAGGGCCTGGCCGGCCTCTTCGGCTAA
- the coaBC gene encoding bifunctional phosphopantothenoylcysteine decarboxylase/phosphopantothenate--cysteine ligase CoaBC — protein sequence MGFRHPSLDITGSISKELAGRCVVVGVTASASIYRSLDTARSLMRRGADVHIVMTKAAAELVSPKLFHWATGNRPVVSVDGDIEHVEMARSCSAVLIAPATYSSLVKLAYGIADNPVVLTAVTAMGYGKPVGVVPAMHEGMERSPQYQDAVRRLRELGALVIPPRESESAAKYPDPHLVARTFTSFVLRGFDMKGLRVLITAGATRSWIDSVRFVSNPSSGRMGVELAIDSFARGAEVDLLYGHMDVEVPHFINSYHVETTEEMADRIGELTSEKAYDVIIGAAAPLDFTVDSPYSGKLKSDASYSITLKPSPKTLKAIAKRPKVLISFAADVSTNDEELVKSAVEKAAKYGATFVAANPINIGTYGFASEYDRIVLVNALTNEVVDLGLDRKEVLARRILDFAVAQLRS from the coding sequence TTGGGCTTCAGGCACCCATCGCTCGACATAACAGGCTCGATCTCAAAGGAACTGGCGGGCCGCTGCGTCGTAGTCGGTGTCACTGCCAGTGCGTCTATATATAGGTCGCTTGACACTGCGAGATCGTTGATGAGGAGGGGGGCTGACGTCCACATAGTAATGACCAAGGCCGCCGCTGAACTTGTCAGTCCCAAGCTGTTCCACTGGGCCACCGGCAACAGGCCCGTAGTTTCTGTGGACGGTGATATCGAGCATGTGGAGATGGCGCGCAGTTGCTCAGCCGTGCTAATAGCGCCAGCCACCTACTCGTCTCTAGTGAAGTTAGCTTACGGAATTGCTGACAACCCTGTTGTGCTTACAGCTGTAACGGCAATGGGCTATGGAAAGCCCGTGGGCGTCGTGCCAGCGATGCACGAGGGCATGGAGAGGAGCCCCCAGTACCAGGATGCGGTGAGGAGGCTGAGGGAACTAGGCGCCCTTGTAATACCTCCTCGCGAGTCTGAGTCGGCAGCCAAGTACCCGGATCCCCACCTTGTCGCTCGCACATTCACATCATTTGTACTCAGAGGCTTTGATATGAAGGGGCTTAGGGTCCTGATAACAGCTGGAGCCACTCGCAGCTGGATAGATTCTGTTAGGTTCGTCTCAAACCCAAGCTCAGGCAGAATGGGTGTGGAGCTCGCCATAGACTCATTTGCGAGGGGGGCCGAGGTGGATCTGCTTTACGGTCACATGGACGTTGAGGTACCGCACTTCATAAACTCCTACCACGTGGAGACGACGGAAGAGATGGCAGATAGAATCGGCGAGCTTACATCTGAGAAGGCCTATGATGTAATAATAGGCGCAGCGGCCCCCCTTGACTTCACGGTAGATTCTCCTTACAGTGGCAAGCTGAAGAGTGACGCCAGCTACTCAATAACGCTTAAGCCCTCTCCGAAGACGTTAAAGGCTATAGCTAAGAGGCCTAAGGTGCTTATATCGTTTGCTGCCGACGTCTCAACAAATGATGAGGAGTTGGTGAAGTCTGCCGTCGAGAAGGCCGCTAAATATGGAGCTACCTTTGTCGCTGCCAACCCCATAAATATCGGCACCTATGGCTTTGCAAGCGAATATGACAGGATAGTCCTTGTCAACGCGCTTACGAATGAGGTGGTGGATTTAGGGCTTGATAGAAAGGAGGTGCTCGCTAGAAGAATTCTTGACTTCGCAGTGGCGCAGCTTAGGAGTTGA
- a CDS encoding N-acetyltransferase has protein sequence MKAEEKEGGSGFSYIIRKATEEDIDQVMEVNLASLPENYWYSFYVHVLNEWGDAFLVAESEGKIIGYIMNRVEETYDNVLVGLESELPEGTGREGGKREGLLEALRRRFSGSARVGHVISIAVLAEYRRRGVGSALMKEAIDVLSSKYDVDAVYLEVRVSNEPAIRMYEKFGFKKVRIIKGYYRDGEDAYVMVKRLKPVVDEK, from the coding sequence ATGAAAGCCGAGGAGAAGGAGGGAGGCAGCGGCTTTTCCTACATAATTAGAAAGGCCACAGAGGAAGACATAGATCAAGTTATGGAGGTAAACCTGGCGAGCCTCCCGGAGAACTACTGGTACAGCTTCTACGTCCACGTCCTGAACGAGTGGGGCGATGCATTTCTGGTAGCGGAGAGCGAGGGCAAAATCATAGGTTACATTATGAATAGAGTTGAGGAGACTTATGACAATGTTCTCGTGGGCCTCGAGAGCGAGCTCCCTGAGGGGACGGGCAGGGAGGGAGGAAAGAGAGAAGGGCTTCTCGAGGCCTTAAGAAGAAGGTTCTCGGGGTCTGCGAGGGTCGGCCACGTCATCTCGATAGCTGTGCTCGCCGAGTACAGAAGGAGGGGCGTTGGGTCCGCGCTGATGAAGGAGGCTATAGATGTGCTCAGCAGCAAGTACGATGTTGACGCTGTCTACCTTGAGGTTAGGGTGTCCAATGAGCCAGCTATCAGGATGTATGAGAAGTTTGGCTTCAAGAAGGTCAGGATAATAAAGGGCTACTACAGGGATGGCGAGGATGCCTACGTCATGGTCAAGAGACTAAAGCCTGTAGTTGATGAAAAGTGA